One stretch of Punica granatum isolate Tunisia-2019 chromosome 5, ASM765513v2, whole genome shotgun sequence DNA includes these proteins:
- the LOC116207125 gene encoding methylsterol monooxygenase 1-2-like, with product MPPHGSIQEAEAALDRSSLTFAETVWFNYSATKSDYFLYCHTTIFVFFIFTLAPIPLVLLELSPSAGLGRYKIQPRVHLSLSEMFRCYKDVMWIFFSVVGPLQLLSYPAVKMVGIRMGLPLPSGWEIFLQLFVYFMIEDYTHYWFHRFLHCKWGYEKIHHVHHEYAAPIGFAASYAHWAEVLILGIPSFLGPVIVPGHMITLWLWFVLRQIEAIDVHSGYDLPWTPTKYIPFYGGADHHDYHHYVGGQSHNNFASVFTYCDFLYGTDKGYRHYKKLLAKTKEEQSKKTQ from the exons ATGCCgcctcatggctcgattcaggAGGCAGAAGCCGCCCTCGACCGCAGCAGCCTGACATTCGCCGAGACCGTATGGTTCAACTACTCCGCCACCAAGTCCGACTACTTCCTCTACTGCCACACCACCatcttcgtcttcttcatcttcacccTCGCCCCCATCCCATTGGTCCTCCTGGAGCTCTCCCCATCTGCCGGCCTCGGCAGGTACAAGATTCAGCCCCGCGTCCACCTCTCACTCTCCGAGATGTTCCGCTGCTACAAGGACGTCATGTGGATATTCTTCTCCGTCGTGGGGCCCCTCCAGCTCCTCTCCTATCCTGCCGTCAAG ATGGTTGGAATCCGAATGGGGCTGCCACTGCCGTCGGGGTGGGAGATCTTTCTGCAACTGTTCGTGTACTTCATGATTGAGGACTATACCCACTACTGGTTCCACAGGTTCTTGCACTGCAAGTGGGGTTACGAGAAAATCCACCACGTTCACCACGAGTATGCTGCCCCGATCGGCTTTGCAGCATCGTATGCGCATTGGGCCGAGGTTTTGATTCTGGGAATCCCATCTTTCCTTGGGCCTGTGATTGTCCCCGGGCACATGATCACCCTATGGCTATGGTTCGTTTTGCGGCAGATTGAAGCCATTGATGTGCATAGCGG GTACGACTTGCCCTGGACTCCCACAAAGTACATTCCGTTTTATGGTGGCGCGGACCATCATGATTATCACCATTATGTTGGAGGGCAGAGCCACAACAACTTTGCTTCAGTCTTCACCTACTGTGACTTCTTATATGGAACTGACAAG GGATACCGTCATTACAAGAAGCTTCTCGCAAAG ACGAAGGAGGAACAATCAAAGAAAACGCAGTGA
- the LOC116209671 gene encoding 2-oxoglutarate-dependent dioxygenase AOP3-like — translation MLGSLQELFDLPLETKTRNVAKKLFHGYAGQHPHIPLYESMGIDDADVQEKVDELVSSLWPQGHPTFSKTIQSYAEKLSTLDHIVRRMILESLGVEKYLEEHLNSTYYFLRITKYKGPQTPETEVGLPTHTDQNLLTILYQNQINGLEVLTKNGEWISVKPSPESFIVIAGESLYAWSNGRIHSAKHRVMMSGSETRYSAGLFTISKSGYIVKVPDELVDEGHPLLFKPFDMAEFLEFYSRENGWEAESALKSYCGI, via the exons ATGCTGGGGTCCCTCCAGGAGCTGTTCGACCTGCCCCTGGAGACGAAGACACGGAATGTCGCGAAGAAGCTGTTTCATGGGTATGCGGGGCAGCATCCTCATATACCATTGTACGAGAGCATGGGAATCGACGATGCTGATGTACAAGAAAAGGTGGATGAACTCGTCAGTTCCTTGTGGCCTCAAGGCCATCCCACCTTCAG CAAGACAATACAATCCTATGCTGAGAAACTGTCGACATTGGACCACATTGTTCGAAGGATGATCTTGGAGAGCCTTGGCgttgaaaaatatttagagGAGCACCTAAATTCGACATATTACTTTCTTCGCATCACCAAATATAAAGGACCCCAAACCCCCGAAACAGAGGTGGGGTTGCCCACGCACACCGATCAAAATTTACTCACGATTCTGTACCAGAATCAAATAAACGGGCTCGAGGTACTGACCAAGAATGGAGAATGGATCAGTGTTAAGCCCTCGCCGGAGTCTTTTATCGTTATAGCTGGGGAATCACTCTAC GCATGGTCAAATGGACGGATTCACAGCGCAAAACACCGCGTCATGATGAGCGGAAGCGAGACCAGGTACTCAGCCGGGCTATTCACGATCTCAAAATCCGGCTATATAGTAAAGGTACCTGACGAGCTGGTAGATGAGGGACACCCCTTGCTCTTTAAGCCCTTCGATATGGCTGAGTTCCTTGAATTCTACTCCAGAGAGAACGGGTGGGAAGCTGAATCGGCGCTCAAATCTTATTGTGGCATCTAA
- the LOC116206937 gene encoding gibberellin 3-beta-dioxygenase 1-like, whose product MPSLLSDAFQAYPVELHHKHVDFKSVKELPESYAWAPHQVEENLSSVGSFSKEMVPIIDLDDPKAQNLIGHACRTWGAFQVMNHGIPKQLLDKVECAGRNLFSLPVQQKLRASRSPDGVSGYGVARISSFFPKLMWSEGFTIVGSPLEHARGLWPQDPGAFCDIIEEYQVEMKRLARRLMRLMLGSLGVTEDDINWMADNNGGEFSTEACDALQLNSYPACPDPDRAMGLAAHTDSTLLTILYQNNTSGLQVLREGDGWVTVPPLPSTLVVNVGDLLHILSNGLFPSILHRAVVNRTSHRLSVAYLYGPPSSVEISPLKKLTGPAHPPLYRPVTWTEYLGTKAKHFNKALSSVRLCVPINGLLNVNDNVLKVG is encoded by the exons ATGCCTTCCCTACTGTCCGATGCCTTTCAAGCTTATCCTGTCGAGCTCCATCACAAGCACGTCGACTTCAAGTCTGTGAAAGAACTGCCCGAGTCGTACGCATGGGCACCCCATCAAGTTGAAGAGAATCTTTCATCAGTCGGCTCCTTCAGTAAAGAAATGGTGCCCATCATTGATCTTGACGACCCGAAAGCGCAAAACCTCATAGGCCATGCGTGTAGGACTTGGGGTGCATTCCAGGTCATGAACCATGGCATACCTAAACAACTCCTTGATAAAGTTGAGTGTGCCGGAAGGAACCTCTTCTCCCTGCCGGTCCAGCAGAAGCTCAGGGCGTCCCGCTCGCCTGATGGAGTCTCTGGCTATGGCGTGGCACGAATCTCCTCCTTCTTCCCCAAGCTAATGTGGTCTGAGGGGTTCACCATTGTCGGGTCGCCTTTGGAGCACGCCCGCGGACTCTGGCCTCAGGACCCTGGCGCATTCTG TGATATAATTGAAGAGTACCAGGTAGAGATGAAGCGGCTTGCGAGGAGGCTAATGCGGCTCATGCTCGGTTCATTAGGTGTTACAGAAGATGATATCAATTGGATGGCAGACAATAATGGAGGAGAGTTCTCCACGGAGGCATGTGATGCTCTACAGCTGAACTCCTATCCTGCCTGCCCGGACCCAGACCGGGCCATGGGCCTTGCGGCCCACACCGACTCGACGCTCCTCACGATCTTGTACCAGAACAACACGAGTGGTCTGCAGGTCTTAAGAGAAGGCGATGGGTGGGTTACTGTTCCTCCGCTTCCCAGCACGCTCGTGGTCAACGTGGGGGACCTCCTCCACATACTGTCCAATGGTCTGTTCCCGAGCATCTTGCACCGGGCGGTGGTGAACAGGACGAGCCACAGGTTATCCGTTGCGTACTTATACGGGCCGCCCAGCAGCGTCGAGATATCCCCCTTGAAGAAGCTAACAGGCCCAGCCCATCCACCGCTTTACCGGCCCGTGACATGGACCGAGTACCTTGGCACCAAGGCAAAGCATTTCAACAAGGCGCTTTCGTCTGTCAGGCTCTGCGTCCCCATCAACGGATTGCTCAATGTAAACGACAATGTACTGAAAGTCGGCTAG